In Falco naumanni isolate bFalNau1 chromosome 5, bFalNau1.pat, whole genome shotgun sequence, the following are encoded in one genomic region:
- the WASL gene encoding neural Wiskott-Aldrich syndrome protein isoform X3 translates to MFCTTFSGAPSEDVTDIDNSGCLRPLYCQVLPKDELYMPLSSSFIELSTPDGEGACFMMGKILLDINMAVLEEYNSIHGSFIPRGLQRSKPDGPNLPMATVDIKNPEITTNRFYTPQVNNISYTKEKKKGKTKKRRLTKADIGTPSNFQHIGHVGWDPNTGFDVNNLDPELKNLFDMCGISEAQLKDKETSKVIYDFIEKTGGVEAVKNELRRQAPPPPPPCRGGPPPPPPPPPHSSGPPPPPARGRGAPPPPPSRAPTAAPPPPPPSRPGASVPPPPPNRMYPPPPPVHSSSAPSGPPPPPPPPASGSSVPPPPPPPPPPPGPPPPPGLPSEVDHQLPVPVGNKAALLDQIREGAQLKKVEQNSRPVSCSGRDALLDQIRQGIQLKSVSDGQESAPPTPAPTSGIVGALMEVMQKRSKAIHSSDEDEDEDDEEDFEDDDEWDD, encoded by the exons atgttctgtACTACGTTTTCTGGAGCCCCTTCTGAAGATGTCACAGATATTGATAACAGTGGATGCTTAAGGCCACTGTACTGTCAGGTACTTCCTAAGGATGAGCTCTATATGCCTCTCTCATCTTCATTTATTGAGCTGTCTACACCTGATGGGGAAGGTGCTTGTTTTATGATGGGAAAAATTTTACTGGATATAAATATGGCAGTTCTAGAAGAATACAATTCTATCCATGGTTCTTTCATCCCTCGTGGACTTCAAAGGTCTAAACCTGATG GCCCGAATCTACCAATGGCAACTGTTGATAtcaaaaacccagaaattacaACTAACAGGTTTTATACTCCACAAGTTAACAATATTTCATAtaccaaagaaaagaagaaaggaaaaactaaaaagaGAAGATTGACAAAGGCAGATATTGGAACGCCATCTAATTTCCA aCACATTGGACATGTTGGTTGGGATCCAAACACAGGTTTCGAT GTGAACAACTTAGACCCAGAACTGAAAAACCTGTTTGATATGTGTGGAATTTCAGAGGCTCAACTAAAAGACAAAGAAACTTCAAAGGTCATATATGATTTCATTGAAAAAACAGGAGGTGTGGAAGCTGTTAAAAATGAACTGCGCAGACAAG ctccaccgccaccaccaccgTGCAGAGGAGGACCCCCTCCACctccaccaccccctccccataGCTCAggccctcctcctccccctgctAGGGGCCGAGGGGCAccacctccacctccttctagagctcccacagcagcacctccacccccacccccatctaGACCTGGTGCATCAGTGCCCCCACCTCCTCCAAACAGGATGTATCCTCCTCCACCACCAGTGCACTCATCATCTGCACCTTCCGGCCCTCCTCCTCCGCCACCACCACCGGCAAGTGGGTCGTCTGTTcctccaccccctcctcctcctccaccccccccTGGTCCTCCTCCACCACCAGGCCTTCCTTCAGAGGTTGATCACCAGCTTCCAGTTCCTGtaggaaacaaagcagcactCTTGGATCAAATCAGAGAAGGAGCTCAGTTAAAGAAGGTCGAACAGAACAGTCGACCGGTATCCTGCTCAGGAAGAGATGCACTGTTAGACCAGATACGACAGGGTATACAGCTGAAATCC GTATCTGATGGTCAAGAGAGTGCACCACCTACACCTGCACCCACCTCAGGAATTGTAGGTGCATTAATGGAGGTTATGCAGAAAAGGAGCAAAGCCATTCATTCTTCAG atgaagatgaggatgaagatgatgaagaagaCTTTGAGGATGATGACGAATGGGATGATTGA